Proteins from a genomic interval of candidate division KSB1 bacterium:
- a CDS encoding T9SS type A sorting domain-containing protein, giving the protein MRKRLLVFCILLVSAAAPGVAQSDRMSSQSYAIDRDAFLNAGGTYDGGLLLTDRLGTPNLSRMQGKNMVIGTAVREALSNSESFPDDFAFWGNYPNPFNERTIFRFALPKTAQVRLEIYSLLGQRLLVLLQDQLPPGRYEVPFEGADENGALLPSGVYFCRLTTKEFEKSQKLLILR; this is encoded by the coding sequence ATGCGAAAGCGACTCCTCGTGTTCTGCATATTGCTGGTTTCCGCTGCAGCGCCCGGCGTCGCACAAAGCGACCGCATGTCGTCGCAGAGCTATGCCATCGACCGCGACGCCTTTCTCAACGCAGGCGGGACTTACGACGGCGGCCTTTTGTTGACGGATCGGCTGGGCACGCCGAATCTCAGCCGGATGCAGGGCAAAAATATGGTCATCGGCACAGCGGTTCGCGAAGCATTGTCCAACAGCGAGTCTTTTCCTGATGATTTTGCTTTTTGGGGCAATTATCCGAATCCATTTAACGAACGTACGATTTTCCGCTTTGCTCTCCCCAAAACGGCACAGGTTCGACTCGAAATTTATTCTCTCCTGGGGCAACGACTTTTGGTTCTTTTGCAGGACCAGTTGCCGCCCGGCCGCTATGAGGTTCCGTTTGAAGGGGCCGACGAAAACGGCGCTCTTTTGCCGAGCGGCGTTTACTTTTGCCGGTTGACGACAAAAGAATTTGAAAAATCGCAAAAACTGCTTATTTTAAGGTGA
- a CDS encoding Xaa-Pro peptidase family protein: MMSSSERKRLINEKIRQAAEICREKGIDVWLTFVRETASTPDPVLDLILGTGCTWQSAFLISATGRAVALVGSLDAQNIRDHADYEVLTYVASMREELLQLLREFNPASIAVNYSLNDPTADGLTHGMYLMLCDYLRDTPFLSRLISSESLIAALRGRKTPAELELIKGAVAETLEILQSVTSFVRIGMSEKEIAEFIKSRIKARGLEPAWEETHCPAVFTGPDTAGAHAGPTGRLTAPGHVMNIDFGVRKEGYAADLQRTWYFLRPGEEKPPAEVLRGFATVREAIRRAAEFLRPGRLGWEVDHVARKTILDAGYEEYPHALGHQVGRKAHDGGTLLCPRWERYKDLPYSVVEEGQVFTLEPRLTIAGYGIATIEEMLVVKAQGSEFLSDPQDEIWIIDSEQ; encoded by the coding sequence ATGATGAGTTCGAGCGAACGAAAGAGATTGATCAATGAAAAGATCCGCCAGGCGGCGGAGATTTGTCGCGAAAAAGGTATCGACGTCTGGCTGACGTTCGTGCGCGAGACTGCGTCGACGCCCGATCCGGTATTGGATCTGATCTTGGGGACCGGTTGTACCTGGCAGTCTGCTTTTCTCATCAGCGCAACGGGCAGGGCTGTTGCGCTCGTCGGCAGTTTGGATGCACAGAACATCCGCGATCATGCCGATTATGAGGTTCTCACCTACGTTGCCTCCATGCGCGAGGAGCTGTTACAGCTTTTGCGCGAATTCAATCCCGCATCCATTGCCGTCAATTATTCGCTGAACGATCCAACCGCCGACGGGCTGACGCACGGCATGTACCTGATGCTGTGCGATTATCTTCGCGATACCCCTTTTCTCTCGCGGTTGATTTCGAGCGAGTCGCTTATTGCCGCTCTGCGCGGCCGCAAAACGCCTGCTGAACTGGAGCTGATCAAGGGAGCCGTTGCCGAGACGCTCGAAATTCTCCAATCGGTAACTTCTTTCGTCCGCATCGGCATGAGCGAAAAGGAGATCGCCGAATTCATCAAAAGCCGGATCAAAGCGCGCGGGTTGGAACCGGCTTGGGAAGAGACGCATTGTCCGGCGGTCTTTACCGGACCGGATACCGCCGGTGCTCACGCAGGTCCTACGGGGCGCCTCACGGCGCCGGGACATGTTATGAACATCGACTTTGGCGTACGCAAAGAGGGCTATGCGGCCGATCTGCAGCGAACCTGGTACTTTTTACGTCCAGGCGAAGAAAAGCCCCCTGCTGAAGTGTTGCGCGGCTTTGCGACGGTGCGCGAGGCCATACGCCGCGCCGCCGAGTTTCTGCGGCCTGGGCGCTTGGGTTGGGAGGTCGATCACGTCGCCCGAAAAACGATACTCGATGCCGGCTATGAAGAGTATCCGCATGCGCTGGGCCACCAAGTGGGCCGTAAAGCTCATGACGGCGGTACGCTGCTTTGCCCCCGCTGGGAACGATACAAAGATTTGCCCTATTCCGTTGTGGAAGAAGGGCAGGTGTTTACGTTGGAACCGCGGTTGACGATTGCCGGCTACGGCATTGCAACGATTGAGGAGATGCTCGTCGTAAAAGCGCAAGGATCAGAGTTTCTTTCGGATCCGCAGGACGAGATTTGGATAATTGATTCCGAGCAGTAA
- a CDS encoding TIGR03960 family B12-binding radical SAM protein — protein sequence MLPFVAKPGRYIGNEFNIVRKSPADVDLRIALVFPDVYEIGMSYLGFAVLYHLLNRIKGVYAERVFAPWIDMEQKMRELKIPLFSLETRTPLNQFDIVGFTLQYELHFPTILNLLDLGGVPLSAREREGFPLIFAGGPSAFNPEPIAEFLDAVVIGDGEEIAPKIAEMVREAKRSKVSRADLLFELAKMPGVYVPQFYREAYDETGKFRALEPVREGVPRRIRAQIVEELKPEYYPDKPLVPLIPTAHDRVSLEIARGCSRGCRFCNAGIIYRPVRERSPEDLLEQARRNIEATGHQEVSLLSLSTSDYTQLPKLMYLLAAEFSSRNINISFPSLKPESFTPLVARYARGVRKSGLTLAPEAGSQRLRNVINKATSEGELLRAVELAFREGWETVKLYFMIGHPTENDADLEGLIDLVDQVRRIAAKKGGRIHVSLSPFIPKPHTPFQWAAQDTREQSQRKLDYLLERMRWRNVKVSRRDPETAYAEGLLARGDRRLAKVVRRVWELGAKLDGWTELFDFSRYETAMQENGLEFADYLAERSFDDPLPWDHIDKGVTKKFLRDEYRRALGEEQLPDCRLSECHACGLMGQKVCRELFADSSPKPQQNDEAPIWEPPAMIERSSDERVLYARLRYSRGEELRWLSHLDMMRLIEMALRRSKLPVVFTQGFNPHPKLAYGPPLPTGLTSEAEYLDIAFAGSKETNFIEALSPFLPHGMRLLQQRILDHRPPAPAAVINRAVYDFFLTNGKECEPAVERLGQLFSCSELRVERKKETGFQVVDIRPFLLAYELNDSGFALTTAFVEGKSIRIDEILALVFPHAEEPAASASIHRRALWVQNGDRRIDPMDLTQ from the coding sequence TTGTTGCCCTTCGTTGCCAAGCCGGGACGATATATCGGCAACGAATTCAATATTGTCCGCAAATCTCCTGCTGACGTCGACCTGCGTATTGCTCTTGTTTTTCCGGATGTTTACGAGATCGGCATGTCCTATTTGGGATTTGCCGTTCTCTATCATCTGCTTAACCGCATTAAGGGCGTTTACGCAGAGCGGGTCTTTGCTCCATGGATCGATATGGAGCAAAAGATGCGCGAGCTAAAGATCCCTTTGTTCAGCCTGGAGACGCGAACACCGCTCAATCAGTTCGATATCGTCGGCTTTACGCTGCAGTATGAACTGCACTTTCCAACCATACTCAATCTTTTAGATTTGGGCGGGGTTCCGCTATCGGCACGGGAAAGAGAGGGATTCCCCTTGATTTTTGCCGGCGGACCGTCGGCCTTTAATCCCGAACCGATTGCCGAGTTTTTGGATGCGGTGGTGATCGGCGACGGGGAAGAAATTGCACCAAAGATCGCCGAAATGGTCCGCGAGGCGAAAAGAAGCAAGGTCTCCCGTGCAGATCTGCTGTTCGAATTGGCCAAAATGCCGGGGGTTTATGTTCCGCAATTCTATCGCGAAGCGTACGACGAGACGGGAAAATTTCGCGCCCTTGAACCGGTACGGGAGGGCGTGCCGCGGCGCATCCGCGCCCAGATCGTCGAGGAGCTAAAGCCGGAATATTACCCCGACAAGCCGCTCGTCCCGTTGATTCCGACGGCCCATGATCGGGTGTCTTTGGAGATCGCCCGCGGTTGTTCACGCGGCTGCCGCTTTTGCAATGCCGGAATCATCTATCGCCCGGTGCGGGAGCGCTCGCCGGAGGATCTCCTGGAGCAGGCGCGACGCAACATCGAGGCGACGGGGCACCAGGAGGTGTCGCTGCTGTCGCTTTCGACCTCGGACTATACGCAGCTGCCGAAATTGATGTACCTGCTTGCAGCCGAATTCAGCAGCAGGAACATCAACATTTCTTTTCCCTCGCTCAAGCCGGAAAGCTTTACACCGTTGGTGGCGCGGTATGCACGCGGCGTGCGTAAATCCGGTTTGACCTTGGCGCCGGAAGCCGGATCGCAGCGGCTGCGCAACGTCATCAACAAGGCCACCAGCGAGGGAGAGCTTCTGCGGGCGGTGGAGCTGGCTTTTCGTGAAGGGTGGGAGACGGTCAAACTCTACTTCATGATCGGTCATCCGACGGAGAACGATGCGGATTTGGAAGGCCTGATCGATCTGGTCGACCAGGTCCGACGCATTGCGGCGAAAAAAGGGGGGCGCATTCACGTTTCGCTGTCGCCTTTTATTCCCAAACCGCATACTCCGTTTCAATGGGCGGCTCAGGACACCCGAGAGCAAAGTCAACGCAAGCTGGACTATTTATTGGAAAGAATGCGTTGGCGAAACGTCAAAGTGAGCAGACGCGACCCGGAGACCGCCTATGCCGAGGGACTGCTTGCCCGCGGCGACCGTCGATTGGCCAAGGTCGTCCGGCGAGTTTGGGAGCTGGGCGCAAAACTGGACGGCTGGACGGAGCTGTTCGATTTTTCGCGTTACGAAACGGCGATGCAGGAAAACGGCCTTGAATTTGCAGACTATCTGGCGGAACGATCTTTTGATGATCCCCTTCCTTGGGATCACATTGACAAGGGTGTGACCAAAAAGTTTCTGCGCGATGAATATCGCCGCGCTCTGGGCGAAGAACAGCTGCCTGATTGCCGACTCAGCGAATGCCACGCCTGCGGCCTCATGGGACAAAAAGTGTGTCGCGAATTGTTCGCGGATTCCAGCCCAAAGCCGCAGCAAAACGACGAGGCGCCGATCTGGGAGCCGCCTGCAATGATCGAACGGTCGAGCGACGAAAGAGTGCTCTATGCGCGCCTGCGTTACAGCCGCGGCGAGGAGCTGCGATGGCTGTCGCATCTCGACATGATGCGGCTGATCGAGATGGCTTTGCGCCGCTCCAAGCTGCCGGTCGTCTTTACGCAAGGATTCAATCCGCATCCCAAATTGGCCTACGGGCCGCCGTTGCCGACCGGCTTGACCAGCGAGGCGGAATATCTGGATATCGCCTTTGCGGGAAGTAAAGAGACGAATTTTATTGAAGCCTTGTCGCCTTTTCTGCCGCATGGGATGAGGCTTCTGCAGCAGCGGATTTTGGATCATCGGCCCCCGGCGCCGGCAGCGGTGATCAATCGAGCTGTCTATGATTTTTTTCTAACAAACGGAAAAGAGTGTGAACCCGCCGTTGAACGGCTCGGTCAATTGTTCAGTTGTTCCGAGCTGCGCGTGGAACGAAAAAAAGAGACAGGCTTCCAGGTCGTCGACATTCGGCCGTTTTTGCTCGCATATGAGCTGAACGACAGCGGTTTCGCCCTGACGACGGCCTTTGTTGAAGGCAAAAGCATCCGCATCGATGAAATCTTGGCCCTTGTTTTCCCCCACGCCGAAGAACCGGCGGCATCTGCTTCCATCCATCGGCGCGCTTTATGGGTACAGAACGGCGACCGACGAATCGATCCGATGGATTTGACGCAGTAA
- the tatC gene encoding twin-arginine translocase subunit TatC — protein MTEVEDKIEQEKDEQPKRRKKRTIDEKRMSFWEHLEELRWTIIRSLIGVFIGMIICFIFQKQVIDFLRAPAPEDLKLIYLSLPEGFVIYIKVAMFGGLIIALPYVVYEFWKFIVPGLLEKERKLVPPIAFATVLCFIAGGAFAYYIMIPFAIKFLLSFQTDYLSAMITIGKYLGFVVTMILAFGVVFELPVLSFLLSKMGLLTPGFMREYRRYAYVLIFILGALVTPPDVMSQLMLAIPLIVLYEISIFVSAIVVRRRPKED, from the coding sequence ATGACAGAAGTTGAAGACAAGATCGAGCAGGAAAAAGACGAGCAGCCGAAACGACGTAAAAAGAGAACGATTGATGAAAAGCGGATGTCCTTTTGGGAACATCTGGAGGAGCTGCGTTGGACGATCATCCGCAGCTTGATCGGCGTTTTCATCGGCATGATCATCTGCTTCATTTTCCAAAAGCAGGTCATAGACTTTTTACGCGCTCCGGCGCCCGAAGATTTAAAGCTGATCTACCTTTCTCTTCCCGAGGGCTTTGTCATTTACATCAAAGTCGCCATGTTCGGCGGCTTGATCATCGCACTGCCCTACGTAGTGTATGAGTTCTGGAAGTTCATTGTGCCGGGACTGTTGGAAAAAGAACGCAAGCTGGTGCCGCCCATTGCCTTTGCAACCGTGCTTTGCTTTATAGCGGGCGGTGCTTTTGCCTATTACATCATGATCCCGTTTGCCATCAAGTTCCTGCTCAGCTTTCAGACCGACTATCTCAGCGCCATGATCACCATCGGCAAGTATCTCGGCTTTGTTGTGACTATGATCCTGGCATTCGGCGTGGTCTTTGAACTGCCGGTCTTGTCCTTTTTGCTTTCGAAAATGGGGTTGTTGACGCCGGGCTTTATGCGTGAGTATCGCCGCTATGCCTATGTGCTGATCTTTATCCTCGGCGCCCTGGTGACGCCGCCGGACGTCATGTCGCAGCTGATGCTTGCCATTCCTTTAATTGTCCTTTACGAGATCAGCATTTTCGTTTCGGCTATAGTTGTGCGCAGGCGGCCCAAAGAAGATTGA
- a CDS encoding PHP domain-containing protein, producing the protein MDFSYSHAPTDQRGFVDLHLHSVYSDGLLTPKQIIEEAQRRGIKAVSITDHDAVAGVEEALTSGSLLGVEVIPGIEISVLHQGVEIHLLGYYIDCTSAAIAGYIELLAESRRERAQKIVQALEKEGINIAYEMVLQKANGAPIGRPHIAQVMVEEGYVFSVYEAFQKYLGENRSGDIPKFSLSLRHAVEIIKDAGGLVFWAHPATTPSPEELLPLLLACGLDGIEVIHPKHTPEKQAQFADWAKRFRLLQSGGSDCHGGREGNLMLGMMKVPESLFAQIKEKAFSIGRMQPPPRQPAG; encoded by the coding sequence ATGGATTTTTCTTATTCCCATGCTCCCACTGATCAGCGAGGATTTGTCGATTTACACCTGCATTCGGTTTACTCGGACGGTCTTTTGACGCCGAAACAGATCATTGAAGAGGCGCAACGACGGGGAATCAAAGCGGTTTCCATTACCGACCACGACGCGGTGGCCGGGGTCGAAGAAGCCCTCACGTCCGGCTCGCTTTTAGGGGTGGAGGTCATTCCCGGTATCGAGATCAGCGTTCTGCATCAAGGGGTGGAAATCCATCTTTTGGGTTATTATATCGACTGTACCAGCGCGGCGATTGCCGGTTACATTGAGCTTTTGGCAGAGTCGCGGCGGGAACGGGCGCAAAAGATCGTTCAAGCGCTCGAAAAAGAGGGGATCAATATCGCCTATGAGATGGTGCTGCAAAAGGCGAACGGGGCGCCGATCGGCAGACCGCACATTGCCCAGGTGATGGTGGAAGAGGGGTATGTTTTTTCGGTCTATGAGGCATTCCAAAAATATTTGGGAGAGAATCGTTCAGGCGACATACCCAAATTCAGCCTCTCGCTTCGGCATGCCGTCGAAATCATCAAAGACGCGGGGGGACTGGTGTTCTGGGCGCATCCTGCGACCACTCCCTCGCCCGAAGAGCTGCTCCCTTTGCTGCTCGCCTGCGGTTTGGACGGCATCGAGGTAATTCATCCCAAACACACGCCGGAAAAGCAGGCGCAATTTGCCGATTGGGCCAAGCGCTTTCGACTGCTCCAGTCGGGCGGTTCCGACTGCCACGGCGGCCGCGAGGGGAACCTCATGCTGGGCATGATGAAGGTGCCCGAATCTCTTTTTGCTCAAATCAAGGAAAAAGCCTTTTCAATCGGCCGAATGCAGCCGCCGCCTCGGCAGCCGGCGGGGTGA
- a CDS encoding 3-methyl-2-oxobutanoate dehydrogenase subunit VorB produces MAKELIKGNEAVVKGAILAGCRFFFGYPITPASEIAEAAAYYLPQVGGVFLQAESEVASINMLYGAASGGVRAMTASSSPGISLKMEGISYCAGSELPVVIVDIMRGGPGLGNIAPEQSDYNQIVKGGGHGNYKMIVLAPNCAQEMCDLTMLAFELADKYRNPAVVLADGFIGQMMEPVEFPAPLEHLPKKDWALYAEGLDEDKLITSIYLDPPELEAHNLKLQKKYAEMEKNEVRYEEYQLQDAKVVLIGYGVVSRLLQSAVDELRGKGIPIGMLRPITLFPFPKLKLAELAERVDAFLVVELSNGQMVDDVRLAVKGKKPVHF; encoded by the coding sequence ATGGCCAAAGAGTTGATCAAAGGCAATGAAGCGGTTGTGAAAGGGGCCATCTTGGCGGGCTGCCGATTTTTTTTCGGCTATCCCATCACACCGGCTTCAGAGATTGCCGAAGCAGCGGCATATTACCTGCCGCAGGTCGGCGGCGTTTTTCTTCAGGCAGAGAGCGAGGTGGCATCCATCAACATGCTCTACGGCGCGGCCTCCGGCGGCGTGCGCGCCATGACGGCCTCCTCCAGCCCGGGCATCAGCCTCAAAATGGAAGGCATCTCTTATTGTGCCGGTTCCGAGTTGCCGGTTGTCATCGTGGACATTATGCGCGGCGGACCGGGGTTGGGTAACATCGCACCGGAGCAATCCGATTATAATCAAATCGTCAAAGGCGGCGGCCACGGCAATTACAAGATGATCGTGCTCGCCCCCAATTGCGCCCAAGAGATGTGCGATCTGACCATGCTGGCCTTCGAGTTGGCGGACAAATACCGAAATCCGGCAGTTGTTTTGGCCGACGGTTTTATCGGGCAGATGATGGAGCCGGTTGAATTTCCGGCGCCTCTTGAACATTTGCCGAAAAAAGATTGGGCGCTTTATGCCGAAGGACTCGACGAAGACAAGCTGATCACTTCCATCTACCTCGATCCCCCGGAACTTGAAGCGCATAATCTGAAGCTGCAGAAAAAGTATGCCGAGATGGAAAAGAACGAAGTTCGCTACGAAGAGTATCAGCTTCAGGATGCAAAAGTCGTATTAATCGGCTACGGCGTCGTTTCGCGCCTCCTTCAATCAGCGGTTGACGAATTGCGAGGCAAAGGCATACCGATCGGCATGTTGCGGCCGATTACTCTTTTCCCTTTTCCCAAGTTAAAGCTGGCTGAACTGGCGGAAAGGGTGGACGCGTTTTTGGTGGTTGAGCTTTCAAACGGTCAAATGGTGGATGACGTCCGCTTGGCGGTGAAAGGTAAAAAGCCGGTGCATTTTTA
- a CDS encoding 4Fe-4S binding protein — METAVGLKEPLVVINEDECKGCGLCVDICPKKVLFQQRHLNRMGYHPAGYIGEGCIGCGHCFYACPEPGAIAVYKKGYVVPNYKENE; from the coding sequence ATGGAAACAGCTGTCGGTTTAAAGGAGCCTCTGGTCGTCATCAATGAAGACGAATGCAAGGGGTGCGGATTGTGCGTGGATATTTGTCCGAAAAAAGTCTTGTTCCAGCAACGCCATTTGAACCGCATGGGATATCATCCGGCAGGATATATCGGGGAGGGCTGCATCGGCTGCGGTCACTGCTTCTATGCCTGCCCTGAGCCGGGTGCCATTGCGGTGTACAAAAAAGGGTATGTCGTTCCCAATTATAAGGAGAACGAATAG
- a CDS encoding MBL fold metallo-hydrolase — translation MATQVIVVGPLQVNCFVVACEATHQALIIDPGDEPTKILHYLSQNRLTADYILLTHGHFDHLGAAAELARRTGASVLAHPADQVLIEQASMHAALFGLPPPEPVQVDQWLTHGQIIEWGQLKGRVMETPGHSPGSISLLVDNQVFVGDVLFSRSIGRTDLPGGSYETLIRSIKEVLMALPDEVVVHCGHGPSTTIGRERRFNPFIA, via the coding sequence ATGGCAACCCAAGTCATCGTCGTCGGTCCGCTTCAAGTCAACTGCTTCGTCGTCGCCTGCGAGGCGACGCATCAAGCGCTGATCATAGATCCCGGCGACGAACCGACAAAAATTCTCCATTATCTCTCCCAAAACCGGCTCACAGCCGACTATATTCTCCTCACGCACGGACATTTCGATCATTTAGGCGCAGCCGCCGAGCTCGCGCGCCGAACCGGCGCGTCGGTTTTGGCGCATCCGGCAGATCAGGTGCTTATCGAGCAGGCATCTATGCATGCTGCGTTGTTCGGCCTGCCGCCGCCGGAACCGGTTCAGGTGGATCAGTGGCTTACTCACGGGCAAATAATTGAATGGGGGCAGTTGAAAGGTAGGGTCATGGAGACTCCGGGTCATTCGCCCGGATCGATCAGCCTGCTTGTCGACAATCAGGTCTTTGTCGGTGACGTGTTGTTCAGCCGCAGTATCGGGCGTACCGATTTGCCCGGAGGCAGTTATGAGACTTTAATTCGATCAATCAAGGAGGTCTTGATGGCCCTTCCGGACGAGGTTGTGGTGCACTGCGGCCATGGGCCGTCAACAACCATCGGTCGGGAGCGAAGGTTCAACCCATTTATTGCGTGA
- the rsxA gene encoding electron transport complex subunit RsxA, protein MELQNLLVIAVGAIFINNFVFSRFLGICPYIGVSRNLDSAVGMGAAVTFVLTMASAVTYVLNHYLLAPTQENLFYLILPLSQPPDLTFLRTIVFILVIASLVQFVEMVIQKSSPSLYKALGIYLPLITTNCIILGVAILNVTQSYSFIESIIHGISAGAGFTLALILMAGIREKLELADVPQSLRGVPIAFIMAGLMAIAFLGFSGLKLVP, encoded by the coding sequence ATGGAACTGCAGAATCTGCTCGTCATTGCCGTCGGCGCCATCTTTATCAACAATTTTGTCTTTTCACGTTTTCTCGGCATCTGTCCTTATATCGGCGTATCACGAAATCTCGATTCGGCAGTCGGAATGGGCGCGGCGGTGACTTTTGTGTTGACCATGGCTTCCGCCGTAACCTATGTGCTGAACCATTACCTGCTGGCCCCGACGCAGGAAAATTTATTTTATTTGATCCTGCCCCTGTCGCAGCCGCCCGATCTGACCTTTTTGCGCACCATTGTCTTTATTCTTGTGATCGCCTCATTGGTGCAGTTTGTCGAAATGGTCATTCAAAAGAGCAGTCCCTCGTTGTATAAGGCGCTCGGCATCTATCTTCCCTTGATTACCACCAACTGCATTATTCTCGGCGTCGCCATTTTGAATGTGACGCAGTCGTATTCGTTCATTGAGAGCATCATCCACGGCATTTCTGCAGGCGCCGGATTTACCTTGGCGCTGATTTTGATGGCCGGAATTCGGGAAAAGCTCGAGCTTGCAGACGTTCCGCAATCGCTACGGGGCGTTCCTATTGCTTTCATCATGGCCGGATTGATGGCTATTGCTTTTCTCGGCTTTTCCGGTCTAAAGCTGGTTCCGTAA
- a CDS encoding 2-oxoacid:acceptor oxidoreductase family protein produces the protein MAANAFLKPNSFYSIYERKSGLKDVTHYCPGCGHGVLHKLIAEALDDFKIRERTILISPVGCSVFAYYYFRVGNIQCAHGRAPAVATGIKRVHPHSIVISYQGDGDLAAIGANNILQAANRGEAITVFFVNNAIYGMTGGQMAPTTLMGQKTTTTPFGRHAENEGFPLRVSELISVLEAPVYVERTAITDAAHIMKTRAAVRKALRNQIDNKGFSLVEVLSACPSGWKMTPVEAKHWIEEEMFKVFPLGVYKDISDRIAPRPAERRSFSVDGIAEKLELPKETSVQTEISATKERNERLVIAGFGGQGILVLGIGLAQAGMINGYHVSWLPSYGPEMRGGTANCHVTLSTHRVGSPLVSKPTVLIAMNLPSLDKFEPIVVPGGWIIYDSSLIHRQPMRNDVKSLAIPATQMADELGNTRVANMIILGAYIALSGILPAECAMEALPFIIKRKNLLPLNRTAVEKGMEFVRNAGLAA, from the coding sequence ATGGCAGCGAACGCCTTTTTAAAACCGAACAGCTTTTATTCGATTTATGAGCGTAAATCGGGGCTCAAGGATGTAACGCATTATTGTCCCGGCTGCGGCCATGGCGTCCTTCACAAGCTCATTGCCGAGGCCTTGGACGACTTTAAGATTCGCGAGCGCACAATTCTGATTAGTCCGGTCGGATGCAGCGTTTTTGCCTACTACTATTTTCGCGTCGGCAACATACAATGCGCGCACGGCAGAGCGCCGGCAGTGGCGACGGGGATCAAACGAGTGCATCCGCACAGCATCGTGATCAGCTATCAGGGAGACGGCGACTTGGCGGCGATCGGCGCCAACAACATTCTCCAGGCGGCCAACCGCGGCGAAGCGATTACGGTCTTTTTCGTCAACAACGCCATATACGGCATGACCGGCGGCCAAATGGCGCCCACCACGCTCATGGGACAAAAAACGACCACGACGCCGTTCGGCCGGCACGCCGAAAATGAAGGGTTCCCTTTGCGCGTTTCGGAGCTCATCTCCGTTCTCGAAGCGCCCGTGTATGTCGAACGAACGGCTATTACCGATGCGGCGCACATTATGAAAACGCGCGCCGCCGTACGCAAGGCGCTGCGCAATCAGATCGACAACAAAGGCTTTTCTTTGGTCGAGGTCTTGTCCGCCTGCCCCTCCGGCTGGAAGATGACACCGGTCGAAGCCAAGCATTGGATCGAAGAAGAGATGTTCAAAGTGTTTCCGCTCGGGGTCTATAAGGACATCTCGGATCGCATCGCGCCGCGGCCTGCCGAGCGACGCTCTTTCTCTGTGGACGGCATTGCCGAAAAATTAGAGCTTCCAAAGGAAACGTCCGTCCAAACGGAAATCTCCGCCACTAAGGAAAGAAACGAGCGGCTGGTGATTGCCGGTTTTGGCGGGCAGGGCATTCTCGTTCTGGGGATCGGCTTGGCTCAGGCCGGCATGATCAACGGCTATCATGTTTCCTGGCTGCCATCCTACGGCCCGGAAATGAGGGGCGGCACCGCCAATTGCCATGTCACTCTTTCGACGCATCGCGTCGGTTCGCCGTTGGTCTCCAAACCGACGGTGTTGATCGCCATGAATCTGCCCTCCCTAGATAAATTCGAGCCGATCGTCGTGCCCGGAGGTTGGATTATTTACGATTCTTCGCTGATTCATCGGCAACCGATGCGGAACGACGTCAAAAGCTTGGCCATACCGGCGACCCAGATGGCGGACGAACTCGGCAATACGCGCGTCGCCAACATGATCATCTTGGGCGCTTACATTGCTTTGAGCGGCATCCTACCGGCGGAATGCGCGATGGAAGCACTGCCGTTCATCATCAAGCGTAAGAATTTGTTGCCTCTCAATCGGACCGCTGTCGAAAAGGGGATGGAATTCGTCAGGAATGCCGGTCTGGCGGCATGA
- a CDS encoding electron transport complex subunit E, with translation MSALKEFTKGIYKENPIFRQMLGCCPMLATSGSVESGLGMGVAATFVLICSNVIISLIRGIVPKKIRIPIYIVVIATFVTIVDLAMAGFLPALHKTLGIFVPLIVVNCIILGRAEAFAGKNSVGLAFLDGLGMGLGFMLALFILGTIREILGNGTFMGVPVMSSSFEPVLLMVLPPGAFLVIGFLLGFFNWIERRRTARS, from the coding sequence ATGTCGGCGTTGAAAGAATTCACCAAAGGTATTTACAAAGAGAACCCCATTTTTCGACAGATGCTCGGTTGTTGTCCGATGCTCGCCACCAGCGGCTCGGTGGAAAGCGGCTTAGGCATGGGCGTGGCGGCGACTTTTGTGCTGATCTGTTCGAACGTCATCATTTCGCTTATTCGGGGCATCGTTCCGAAAAAGATCCGCATTCCGATTTACATTGTGGTGATAGCGACGTTCGTAACGATTGTCGATTTGGCGATGGCCGGCTTTCTACCGGCGCTGCACAAAACGCTCGGCATCTTTGTGCCGTTGATCGTCGTCAACTGCATCATTCTCGGCCGTGCCGAAGCGTTTGCCGGTAAAAATTCCGTCGGTCTGGCATTTCTCGATGGGCTCGGCATGGGATTGGGCTTTATGCTGGCGCTTTTCATTTTGGGAACCATTCGTGAAATTTTGGGAAACGGTACTTTCATGGGCGTGCCGGTGATGAGCAGTTCTTTTGAACCGGTCCTCTTGATGGTTCTGCCTCCCGGCGCCTTTTTGGTTATCGGCTTTCTGTTGGGCTTTTTCAATTGGATTGAACGCAGGCGCACCGCGCGCAGTTAG